The following proteins are co-located in the Billgrantia tianxiuensis genome:
- a CDS encoding sodium-independent anion transporter — protein MVVCALSQAPAEIQQALEEPCCTVVRIDGSLFFGACESVARQLESHDRPNLVVLAAGINFIDLSGLHLLQGQARRCQARGGRLYLVWTKPDVMARLQRAGLVDGDNARNHDKPMAITI, from the coding sequence GTGGTCGTATGCGCGCTGTCCCAAGCCCCTGCGGAGATTCAGCAGGCCCTGGAGGAGCCATGCTGCACCGTCGTCCGGATCGACGGATCACTGTTCTTCGGTGCCTGCGAATCGGTTGCCCGGCAACTCGAGTCTCACGACCGGCCGAACCTGGTGGTACTCGCGGCGGGGATCAACTTCATCGACCTAAGCGGCCTTCATCTGCTCCAGGGCCAGGCACGTCGCTGTCAGGCGCGGGGCGGAAGGCTGTACCTGGTCTGGACCAAGCCCGACGTCATGGCCCGCTTGCAACGAGCTGGCCTCGTCGATGGCGACAACGCTCGAAACCACGACAAGCCAATGGCAATAACAATATGA
- a CDS encoding choline sulfate utilization transcriptional regulator, producing MSPNGLRVFEAAARHLSFTAAARELRSTQSAVSQQVRALEEQLGLPLFERIYRGVRLTEAGHALFVSVQEGFATIDRTIERLQHKHRHPHVNILTDFSFAAYWLMPRLPRFREQHPHIDVRIVTNQGVLDWRAQEVDVAIVFCDERTLAGGVPLLIREEVFPVCSPSFLQRHGPIENLEALSQLPLLTLTADQGQSWLDWPSYFEQLAGVGYLGSSELTFNNYTLLIQAAIAGQGIAMGWHGLVDDLLENGMLVGLKALRLRSPRGYGLVDARPDSPGEAKRALQEWVLECAAQERERRTKE from the coding sequence GTGTCGCCCAACGGCCTTCGGGTGTTCGAGGCGGCGGCACGACATTTGAGTTTTACCGCTGCGGCGCGCGAGCTGCGTTCTACCCAATCGGCGGTTAGCCAGCAGGTGCGCGCACTGGAAGAGCAACTAGGCTTGCCCTTGTTCGAACGCATCTACCGTGGCGTGAGGCTGACCGAAGCGGGACACGCGCTATTCGTCAGCGTGCAGGAGGGGTTCGCGACCATCGATCGCACCATCGAGCGACTTCAGCACAAGCATCGCCATCCTCACGTGAACATCCTCACCGACTTTTCGTTCGCGGCGTATTGGCTGATGCCGCGGCTGCCGCGCTTCCGCGAACAGCATCCGCATATCGACGTGCGCATCGTGACCAACCAGGGCGTGCTCGACTGGCGAGCCCAGGAAGTCGATGTGGCGATCGTGTTCTGTGACGAGCGAACTCTCGCTGGGGGCGTTCCCCTGCTGATTCGAGAAGAGGTCTTTCCGGTCTGCAGCCCGAGCTTCTTGCAACGCCATGGACCGATCGAGAACCTGGAGGCACTCAGCCAGTTACCGTTGCTGACGTTGACCGCCGATCAGGGGCAGAGCTGGCTGGACTGGCCGAGCTATTTCGAGCAACTGGCGGGAGTCGGCTATCTGGGATCTTCGGAACTGACGTTCAACAACTACACGCTGCTGATCCAGGCGGCGATCGCCGGACAGGGCATCGCCATGGGCTGGCATGGCTTGGTCGACGACCTGCTCGAGAACGGCATGCTGGTAGGGCTGAAAGCGCTTCGTTTACGCTCGCCACGAGGCTATGGGCTGGTCGATGCACGACCGGATTCACCCGGTGAGGCAAAGCGAGCCTTGCAGGAGTGGGTATTGGAATGCGCAGCGCAGGAGCGTGAGCGAAGGACGAAAGAATAG
- a CDS encoding DMT family transporter yields MPLLYFLPPLGAVLIWSGNMTINQLTVGSIAPSSIAFLRWVLALAILTPFLLPAAWRHRHTIRREWLKLAILGLLGMGLWQGLAYVAAETTSATNMGILAAMVPLLTVLLSALILREAPSLGGTVGGLVALFGVLILLGRGDPLSLLELRVALGDLLMVVAATCYALYGVMLKRWPLDLPPWVLLYAQVVFAVLFLLPPYLMGPMTPVDSQNVWLILYAGIPASIVTTFLWMRAIRQIGASQASIFINLMPLFSALIAMAFLGERIALFHLVGGALVLAGVLMAQTLTQPLIRRATRNI; encoded by the coding sequence ATGCCGCTGCTCTATTTCCTGCCCCCGCTGGGTGCCGTGCTGATCTGGTCGGGTAACATGACCATCAACCAGCTCACCGTGGGCTCCATCGCGCCCAGCAGCATCGCCTTTCTGCGCTGGGTGCTGGCCCTGGCGATTCTCACTCCCTTTCTGCTGCCGGCCGCCTGGCGCCATCGCCACACCATCCGTCGCGAGTGGCTCAAGCTCGCCATTCTCGGCCTGCTCGGCATGGGGCTCTGGCAAGGACTCGCCTACGTGGCCGCAGAGACCACCTCGGCCACCAACATGGGCATTCTGGCCGCCATGGTGCCGCTGCTCACGGTGCTGCTCAGTGCGCTGATCCTGCGCGAGGCACCGAGTCTCGGCGGTACGGTGGGCGGGCTCGTCGCCCTGTTCGGTGTGCTGATACTGCTGGGACGCGGCGATCCGCTCTCGTTGCTCGAGCTGCGGGTAGCCCTCGGCGACCTGCTGATGGTGGTGGCGGCGACCTGCTACGCCCTCTACGGCGTGATGCTCAAGCGCTGGCCGCTGGATCTGCCACCCTGGGTGCTGCTCTATGCCCAGGTGGTTTTCGCCGTGCTGTTCCTGTTGCCACCCTACCTGATGGGACCGATGACACCGGTGGACAGCCAGAACGTGTGGCTGATCCTCTACGCCGGCATTCCGGCCTCGATCGTCACCACCTTCCTGTGGATGCGTGCCATCCGTCAGATCGGCGCCAGCCAGGCCAGTATCTTCATCAACCTGATGCCGCTGTTCAGCGCGTTGATCGCCATGGCATTCCTCGGCGAACGCATTGCCCTGTTCCATCTGGTCGGCGGCGCGCTGGTGCTGGCCGGGGTACTCATGGCCCAGACCCTGACCCAGCCGCTGATACGCAGAGCCACCCGCAACATATGA
- a CDS encoding GlcG/HbpS family heme-binding protein, which produces MKTKPVLTLTDVNAILDAAQKEAEANGWAVTIAVADDGGHLLGLRRLDGAAPMTPDVATQKARSAALGRKETQVFEEMINGGRNAFLSAPLSGLLTGGVPVLVDGEVAGTVGVSGVKPDQDVQVAKAGIAAVA; this is translated from the coding sequence ATGAAGACCAAACCCGTACTCACCCTGACCGACGTCAACGCCATCCTCGACGCGGCCCAGAAAGAAGCCGAAGCCAACGGCTGGGCGGTGACCATCGCCGTGGCCGACGACGGCGGCCACCTGCTCGGTCTGCGCCGCCTCGACGGGGCCGCGCCGATGACGCCGGATGTCGCCACACAGAAAGCGCGTAGCGCCGCTCTCGGCCGCAAGGAGACCCAAGTCTTCGAGGAGATGATCAACGGCGGGCGCAACGCCTTCCTCTCCGCCCCCCTTTCAGGCCTGCTCACCGGCGGTGTTCCGGTGCTGGTCGATGGTGAGGTCGCGGGTACCGTCGGGGTATCGGGAGTCAAGCCCGACCAGGACGTACAGGTCGCCAAGGCCGGCATCGCCGCCGTCGCCTGA
- a CDS encoding glutaredoxin family protein, translating to MAHGQTAGQVKQAKLYRMVMKEHLCPFGLKSKDLLERKGFEVEDHHLTTREETEEFKEKHDVDTTPQAFIDGQRIGGYDELREHFGLDSPGEDETTYQPVIALFATALLMGFAVSWTATGSLLSARMPEYFVAIAMTLLGLQKLKDVESFSTMFLNYDLLAQRQVRYGYVYPYAETLAGILMLAGALVWLAAPVALFIGTVGAVSVFKAVYIDRRELKCACVGGDSQVPLGFVSLTENLIMIGMGLWMPLRMYVL from the coding sequence ATGGCTCACGGACAGACAGCAGGGCAGGTCAAGCAGGCCAAGCTATACCGCATGGTCATGAAAGAGCACCTGTGCCCCTTCGGCCTTAAGAGCAAGGACCTGCTGGAGAGGAAAGGCTTCGAGGTGGAGGATCACCACCTGACCACGCGCGAGGAGACGGAGGAATTCAAGGAGAAGCATGACGTCGATACAACGCCCCAGGCCTTCATCGACGGCCAGCGCATTGGCGGTTATGACGAGCTGCGCGAGCATTTCGGCTTGGACTCGCCGGGCGAGGACGAGACCACCTACCAGCCGGTGATCGCCCTATTCGCCACGGCGCTGCTGATGGGGTTCGCCGTCAGCTGGACCGCGACCGGCTCCTTGCTGAGCGCGAGAATGCCGGAGTACTTCGTGGCCATTGCCATGACCCTGCTGGGGCTGCAGAAGCTCAAGGACGTGGAGAGCTTCAGCACCATGTTCCTCAACTACGATCTGCTGGCTCAGCGCCAGGTGCGCTACGGCTACGTGTATCCCTATGCCGAGACGCTGGCAGGCATCCTGATGCTGGCCGGTGCCCTGGTGTGGCTGGCCGCGCCCGTCGCACTGTTCATCGGTACGGTAGGCGCCGTCTCGGTGTTCAAGGCGGTCTATATCGACAGGCGCGAACTCAAGTGCGCCTGCGTGGGCGGCGACAGCCAGGTGCCGCTGGGCTTCGTATCGCTGACCGAGAACCTGATCATGATCGGCATGGGCCTATGGATGCCGCTACGCATGTATGTCCTGTAG
- a CDS encoding BCCT family transporter has product MHTDYTVGQDNIEGRLGPIGFDIHNRVFAVSALASVVFIILTLLFPERAGAIFQAIVGFATGTLDWYFMLVVDFFILFCIALVLLPYGSVRLGGPDARPDYGYLSWFAMLFSAGIGIGLLFFGVLEPVYHANVSLPLGIPSPFGADGELDPAAIPEATALGLAGTYLHWGIHGWAVYVVMALALAIFTYNKGLPFSIRSAFFPILGERVWGWWGHVIDILAVFSTLFGLATSLGLGAQQANAGMNFVFGLEVSATAQVIIILLVTAVALVSVWRGLEGGVKKLSEINMIMAVLFFFFVLLAGPTLVALSGFWTGLATYVTEFVPLSAPFGREDDAYRQDWTIFYWAWWVSWAPFVGMFIARVSRGRTVREFVICVLLIPSLFIFIWMGVFGSVALDQLYAAPEISLVKEYVIDSYRPELSLFGMLNELPLTALMSTVGIVLALIFFVTSSDSGSLVIDTITAGGKIDAPRPQRMFWATVEGLIAIVLLLGGGLAALQAGVTATAIPFSIVMLLMCYSIVKALNGELRHRRPGKA; this is encoded by the coding sequence ATGCACACGGATTACACCGTGGGCCAGGACAACATCGAGGGGCGGCTGGGGCCTATCGGCTTCGACATACACAATCGGGTCTTCGCCGTCTCGGCGCTCGCCTCCGTCGTTTTCATCATCCTTACCCTGCTGTTCCCGGAAAGAGCGGGTGCCATCTTCCAGGCCATCGTCGGTTTCGCCACCGGCACCCTCGACTGGTATTTCATGCTGGTGGTGGATTTCTTCATCCTGTTCTGTATCGCGCTCGTCCTGCTGCCCTACGGCTCGGTGCGCCTGGGCGGGCCCGATGCCCGTCCGGATTACGGCTATCTCTCCTGGTTCGCGATGCTGTTTTCCGCCGGTATCGGGATTGGCCTGCTGTTCTTCGGCGTGCTGGAGCCGGTCTATCACGCCAACGTCTCCCTGCCGCTGGGTATCCCTTCCCCATTCGGCGCCGACGGCGAGCTCGACCCGGCGGCCATCCCTGAGGCGACGGCCCTGGGCCTGGCCGGCACCTACCTGCACTGGGGCATTCACGGCTGGGCGGTCTACGTGGTGATGGCGCTGGCCCTGGCGATATTCACCTACAACAAGGGCTTGCCGTTCTCCATCCGTTCGGCCTTCTTCCCGATCCTGGGTGAGCGCGTGTGGGGCTGGTGGGGGCATGTGATCGACATCCTGGCAGTGTTCTCCACGCTGTTCGGGCTGGCCACCTCGCTGGGGCTGGGGGCGCAGCAGGCCAATGCGGGGATGAATTTCGTCTTTGGCCTCGAGGTCAGCGCCACGGCCCAGGTGATCATCATCCTGCTGGTCACGGCGGTGGCCCTGGTGTCGGTATGGCGGGGGCTGGAGGGCGGTGTGAAGAAGCTCTCCGAGATCAACATGATCATGGCGGTGCTGTTCTTCTTCTTCGTGCTGCTGGCCGGGCCGACGCTGGTGGCCCTGAGCGGCTTCTGGACGGGGCTTGCGACCTACGTGACGGAGTTCGTGCCGCTGTCGGCTCCCTTCGGGCGCGAGGATGACGCCTATCGTCAGGACTGGACGATCTTCTACTGGGCCTGGTGGGTGAGCTGGGCGCCGTTCGTGGGCATGTTCATCGCCCGGGTGTCGCGAGGGCGCACGGTGCGTGAGTTCGTCATCTGCGTGCTGCTGATACCCAGCCTGTTCATCTTCATCTGGATGGGGGTGTTCGGCAGCGTCGCTCTCGATCAGCTCTATGCCGCGCCGGAGATCAGTCTGGTCAAGGAGTACGTGATCGACAGCTACCGCCCCGAGCTGTCGCTGTTCGGCATGCTCAATGAGCTGCCGCTGACCGCGCTGATGTCGACCGTCGGCATCGTGCTGGCCTTGATCTTCTTCGTCACCTCGTCGGATTCCGGCTCGCTGGTGATCGACACCATCACTGCCGGCGGCAAGATCGATGCGCCCCGGCCGCAGCGCATGTTCTGGGCCACGGTGGAGGGGCTGATCGCCATCGTGCTGCTGCTCGGCGGCGGTCTTGCCGCGCTGCAGGCGGGGGTGACGGCCACGGCGATTCCGTTCTCCATCGTGATGCTGTTGATGTGCTACTCGATCGTCAAGGCGTTGAACGGCGAGCTGCGTCACCGGCGCCCCGGCAAGGCGTGA
- a CDS encoding diguanylate cyclase — MAPYEPMEGEVKIYTFVVFLSSVLFTLVANYRLEASERQSYLLLLREKLRNEAALQDNQALARISATDPLTGVANRRHFDSMLAQRWSEAIAERTVIGLLVIDIDCFKNYNDRYGHLQGDACLRQVALEMQRHIRQEADMVVRYGGEEFVVLLPNASVTAAFQITERIRQGIEALAIPNEGVTHSPVVTVSIGVAVMRPVAALASSALLSHADEALYQAKREGRNRSVLAQLQEGAPPARTHKGMHHATGLSSSETETKQ, encoded by the coding sequence GTGGCGCCCTACGAACCCATGGAGGGAGAAGTGAAGATCTACACCTTCGTCGTCTTTCTCTCCAGCGTTCTCTTCACTCTCGTGGCCAACTACCGTCTGGAAGCCAGCGAACGGCAATCTTACTTGTTGCTCCTGCGCGAGAAGCTACGGAACGAAGCCGCTCTTCAAGACAATCAGGCCCTGGCCAGGATCTCTGCCACCGACCCCTTGACCGGCGTGGCCAACCGCCGCCATTTCGACAGCATGCTGGCCCAGCGCTGGAGCGAGGCCATTGCCGAGCGTACGGTGATCGGCTTGCTGGTCATCGATATCGATTGCTTCAAGAACTACAACGATCGCTACGGCCATCTCCAGGGAGACGCCTGCCTGCGCCAGGTCGCCCTGGAGATGCAGCGCCATATCCGTCAGGAAGCCGACATGGTGGTGCGCTACGGTGGCGAGGAGTTCGTGGTGCTGCTGCCCAATGCTTCAGTCACTGCGGCCTTCCAGATCACCGAACGCATCCGCCAGGGCATCGAAGCATTGGCCATACCCAACGAAGGCGTTACGCACTCGCCCGTGGTCACGGTCAGCATCGGTGTGGCCGTGATGCGCCCGGTCGCAGCCCTGGCTTCTTCGGCACTGCTCTCGCACGCCGACGAGGCGCTCTACCAAGCCAAGCGCGAGGGGCGCAATCGCAGCGTACTGGCGCAACTGCAAGAAGGTGCGCCACCGGCCCGGACGCACAAGGGCATGCACCATGCCACAGGCCTTTCCTCATCCGAAACCGAGACGAAACAGTGA
- the betT gene encoding choline BCCT transporter BetT, producing the protein MTHPHPDSESTNRLNPAVFHGSVAGILLFLIYAIAFTEHATAFFNAGLDWIGNTFGWYYMLAVVAYLVFVVMIGFSRFGKIRLGPDHSRPEFSLLSWSAMLFAAGLGGAILFFVVSEPLTHYLNPPLGEGGTAEAQRQAIVQTFMHWGISGWGLYVLMGMALAYFSYRHRLPLAIRSTLYPLLGKRIYGPIGDAVDIAAVLATVFGIATALGIGVMQMNYGLTYLFGIPEGLPAQIMLILLVVTLATLSVVSGVKRGIRRLSELNLLLVAGLVLFVLLQGDTLRLLNMLVMNTGDYLVALTGKSFDTYAYSPEAQGWFSGWTVFFWGWWIAWAPFVGLFLARISRGRTIREFVAGALFIPLIFVMVMMSVFGNSGIDMVEQGLVVLGDQAVNRPPATIYTFLEQLPMVGLTASLVLMLSIVFFVTSADSGALVLSNFTYVLRDVNHDAPARLRIFWSAIIGLITLALLIAGGLRTLQSAVVIAALPFSAIIFLTMFSMYRSLKVETGKADARHHILASASATSDWRERLDRTLDATTQNGAEGTLRHAIRPALAELAEELTRRGQKATVTEQQVDGTQLLCPTLQVDFEGAPSFVYGIRPQRMQPPSFLPADDDYYLRLDVHLAEGGLGQDLNGYTRMQVVHDVLNEYQRHLRFLAHASEQGYLETFPHHTAKGDGVTQAEPAS; encoded by the coding sequence ATGACACATCCACATCCCGACAGCGAGTCGACTAATCGGCTCAACCCCGCCGTGTTTCACGGCTCGGTAGCAGGCATATTGCTCTTCCTGATCTATGCCATTGCCTTCACCGAACACGCCACGGCATTCTTCAATGCCGGGCTGGACTGGATCGGCAACACCTTCGGTTGGTACTACATGCTGGCGGTCGTCGCCTATCTGGTCTTCGTGGTGATGATCGGCTTCTCGCGATTCGGCAAGATCCGCCTGGGCCCCGACCACTCGCGACCGGAGTTCTCGCTGCTGTCCTGGTCGGCGATGCTGTTCGCCGCCGGCCTGGGCGGCGCCATCCTGTTCTTCGTGGTCTCCGAACCGCTGACTCACTACCTGAATCCGCCCCTCGGCGAAGGCGGTACCGCCGAGGCACAACGGCAAGCCATCGTGCAAACCTTCATGCACTGGGGCATCTCGGGCTGGGGGCTCTACGTGCTGATGGGCATGGCCCTGGCCTATTTCAGCTATCGCCATCGGCTGCCCCTGGCGATTCGCTCGACGCTCTATCCGCTGCTGGGCAAGCGCATCTACGGCCCCATTGGCGATGCCGTGGACATCGCCGCCGTACTGGCTACCGTGTTCGGCATCGCCACGGCGCTGGGGATCGGCGTGATGCAGATGAACTACGGGCTGACCTACCTGTTCGGCATACCCGAGGGGCTGCCCGCGCAGATCATGCTGATCTTGCTGGTGGTGACCCTGGCCACCCTGTCGGTGGTGAGCGGCGTGAAGCGGGGTATTCGCCGGCTGTCGGAACTCAACCTGCTGCTGGTCGCGGGCCTGGTGCTGTTCGTGCTGCTCCAGGGCGATACGCTCAGGCTGCTCAACATGCTGGTCATGAACACCGGTGACTACCTGGTGGCGCTGACCGGTAAGAGCTTCGATACCTATGCCTATTCGCCCGAAGCACAAGGCTGGTTCAGCGGCTGGACGGTGTTCTTCTGGGGCTGGTGGATCGCCTGGGCGCCGTTCGTCGGCCTGTTCCTGGCACGCATTTCACGGGGACGCACCATCCGTGAATTCGTCGCCGGCGCCCTGTTCATCCCGCTCATCTTCGTGATGGTGATGATGTCCGTGTTCGGCAACAGCGGCATCGACATGGTCGAGCAAGGCCTGGTGGTACTCGGCGACCAAGCCGTGAACCGGCCCCCAGCCACTATCTACACCTTCCTCGAGCAACTGCCCATGGTCGGACTTACCGCCTCCCTGGTGCTGATGCTGAGCATCGTGTTCTTCGTCACCTCGGCCGATTCCGGTGCCTTGGTGCTGTCCAATTTCACCTACGTGCTGCGCGACGTGAACCACGACGCCCCCGCCCGGCTGCGGATCTTCTGGTCGGCGATCATCGGCCTGATCACCCTGGCACTGTTGATCGCCGGGGGACTGCGCACCCTGCAGAGCGCCGTGGTGATTGCCGCCCTGCCGTTCTCGGCGATCATCTTCCTGACCATGTTCAGCATGTACCGCTCGCTGAAGGTCGAAACCGGCAAGGCCGATGCTCGCCATCACATCCTTGCCAGCGCCTCCGCCACCAGCGACTGGCGCGAGCGTCTCGATCGCACCCTGGACGCCACCACGCAGAACGGCGCCGAGGGCACGCTACGTCACGCCATTCGCCCGGCATTGGCGGAACTGGCCGAGGAATTGACCCGCCGCGGCCAGAAGGCCACCGTCACCGAACAGCAAGTGGATGGCACCCAACTGCTCTGCCCGACCCTGCAGGTCGACTTCGAGGGCGCTCCCAGCTTCGTATATGGCATACGTCCGCAGCGCATGCAGCCGCCGAGCTTCCTGCCCGCGGACGATGACTACTACCTGCGCCTCGACGTGCATCTGGCCGAAGGCGGCCTGGGCCAGGATCTCAACGGCTACACGCGCATGCAGGTCGTGCATGACGTGCTCAATGAGTATCAGCGCCATCTGCGCTTCCTGGCCCACGCTAGCGAGCAGGGGTACCTGGAAACCTTTCCCCACCACACTGCGAAAGGCGATGGCGTGACACAAGCCGAACCTGCCTCGTAG
- a CDS encoding gamma-glutamylcyclotransferase: MTVDTTSLNQERNFFTTGQTLWLFGYGSLIWKAEFPFHERRPAHIVGWARRFWQGSHDHRGTPEEPGRVATLVESPGAICQGMAYRIDADTLGPLDIREKNGYLRERVVLHFHDGSHAEGLIYLATEGNAAFLGDAPLEEMARQIATAHGPSGANRDYLLQLAEALEHLGAEDSHVFGLAARVRSIKEA, translated from the coding sequence ATGACCGTCGATACCACCTCGCTCAACCAGGAGAGAAACTTCTTCACCACCGGCCAGACACTATGGTTGTTCGGCTACGGCTCGCTGATATGGAAAGCCGAGTTTCCCTTTCACGAGCGGCGCCCCGCCCATATCGTGGGCTGGGCCAGGCGCTTCTGGCAGGGTTCGCATGACCACCGCGGCACGCCAGAGGAACCGGGGCGCGTGGCCACCCTGGTCGAATCTCCCGGCGCGATCTGCCAAGGCATGGCCTACCGTATCGATGCCGACACGCTGGGCCCTCTGGATATTCGCGAAAAGAACGGCTACCTGCGCGAGCGGGTAGTATTGCACTTCCATGACGGTAGCCACGCCGAAGGGCTGATCTATCTTGCCACGGAGGGTAACGCTGCCTTCCTCGGCGACGCCCCGCTTGAAGAGATGGCCCGGCAGATCGCCACCGCCCATGGTCCCAGCGGTGCCAATCGCGACTATCTTCTTCAACTCGCCGAAGCGTTGGAACACCTCGGCGCCGAGGACAGCCACGTATTCGGACTAGCGGCACGAGTAAGAAGCATAAAAGAGGCATAA
- a CDS encoding DksA/TraR family C4-type zinc finger protein — protein sequence MAGGWSRDGAVQEQIDSTIEDALQRARSELPRGESLTHCEECDEPIPQARREAMPGVRLCIACQNEHDKQRTVYSGYNRRGSKDSQLR from the coding sequence ATGGCAGGTGGCTGGTCGCGAGACGGAGCGGTACAAGAGCAGATCGACAGCACCATAGAGGATGCGTTGCAGCGCGCGCGCAGCGAACTGCCACGGGGTGAGAGCCTGACGCACTGCGAGGAGTGTGATGAGCCGATTCCCCAGGCTCGCCGCGAGGCCATGCCCGGCGTACGCCTGTGTATCGCCTGCCAGAACGAGCATGACAAGCAGCGTACGGTCTACAGCGGCTACAACCGACGCGGCAGCAAGGACAGCCAACTGCGCTGA
- the betC gene encoding choline-sulfatase: MTRKQPNILFLMADQMTASALPFYGHPLVKTPNLSRLAEEGVVFDSAYCNSPLCAPSRFTLMAGQLPSRIGAYDNAADFAADIPTYAHYLRDAGYLTALSGKMHFCGPDQLHGFEERLTTDIYPADFGWFVDWENFDERPSYYHNMSSVTQAGPCARSNQLDFDDEVTFRAKRFLYDFARNGEQRPFCLTVSLTHPHDPYTIPQEYWDRYDHDAIDMPRVPYSRELMDPHSKRLRHVYQLDEDTLSDAQIRNARHAYYGAISYVDDQIGAVLKVLEETGLDQDTIIVFSGDHGDMLGERGLWYKMSWFEDSARVPMIVHAPGRFTPGRVRESVSTMDLLPTFAEFAHDGIAPEYAAPLDGRSLLPHLTGNGGHDEVIGEYLGEGAIAPLLMIRRGRYKFVHSAPDPDQLFDLEADPLELRNLAEEPAYLDLCKQFRDEVASRWDYVRLHAEVIASQRRRKLVSRALMKGRVTPWDHQPTFDASTQYMRNTIDLDDLERRARFPAASVE; encoded by the coding sequence ATGACCCGCAAGCAGCCCAATATCCTGTTCCTGATGGCCGACCAGATGACGGCATCGGCCCTACCCTTTTATGGCCATCCACTGGTCAAGACACCGAACCTGTCACGCCTGGCGGAGGAAGGCGTCGTGTTCGACTCGGCGTACTGCAACAGCCCGCTCTGCGCCCCCTCGCGCTTCACGCTGATGGCCGGCCAGCTGCCGTCGCGCATCGGCGCCTACGACAATGCCGCCGACTTTGCCGCCGACATCCCCACCTACGCCCACTATCTGCGCGATGCCGGCTACCTCACCGCCTTGTCGGGCAAGATGCACTTCTGCGGCCCCGACCAGCTCCACGGCTTCGAGGAACGCCTGACCACCGACATCTACCCGGCGGACTTCGGCTGGTTCGTCGACTGGGAAAACTTCGACGAGCGGCCGAGCTACTACCACAACATGTCCTCGGTCACTCAGGCCGGCCCCTGCGCACGTTCCAATCAGCTCGATTTCGACGACGAGGTCACCTTCCGCGCCAAGCGTTTCCTCTACGACTTCGCAAGGAACGGCGAGCAACGCCCCTTCTGCCTGACCGTGTCGCTGACCCATCCCCACGACCCCTATACCATTCCGCAGGAGTACTGGGACCGCTACGACCACGACGCCATCGACATGCCGCGAGTGCCTTACTCCCGCGAGCTGATGGACCCGCACTCCAAGCGCCTGCGCCATGTCTACCAGCTCGACGAGGACACCCTCAGCGACGCACAGATCCGCAACGCACGCCACGCCTACTATGGAGCGATCAGCTATGTCGACGACCAGATCGGCGCCGTGCTGAAGGTCCTCGAGGAGACCGGACTCGACCAGGACACCATCATTGTCTTCTCCGGCGACCACGGCGACATGCTTGGCGAGCGCGGCCTCTGGTACAAGATGAGCTGGTTCGAGGACTCGGCCCGGGTGCCGATGATCGTTCACGCTCCTGGCCGCTTCACTCCGGGCCGGGTACGCGAGTCGGTATCGACCATGGACCTGCTGCCGACCTTCGCCGAGTTCGCCCATGACGGCATCGCACCGGAATACGCCGCGCCCCTCGACGGCCGTAGCCTGCTGCCGCACCTGACCGGCAACGGCGGGCACGACGAAGTGATCGGCGAATACCTCGGCGAAGGCGCCATCGCGCCGCTGCTGATGATTCGCCGCGGGCGCTACAAGTTCGTCCACAGCGCGCCGGATCCGGACCAGCTGTTCGACCTCGAGGCCGACCCGCTGGAACTCCGCAACCTGGCAGAGGAACCTGCCTACCTGGACCTGTGCAAGCAGTTCCGCGACGAGGTCGCCAGCCGCTGGGACTATGTACGGCTGCACGCTGAGGTGATCGCCAGCCAGCGGCGGCGCAAGCTGGTCTCCCGTGCGCTCATGAAGGGTAGGGTCACGCCCTGGGATCACCAGCCGACGTTCGACGCCAGCACCCAGTACATGCGCAACACCATCGATCTGGACGATCTCGAGCGGCGCGCGCGCTTCCCGGCGGCCTCCGTCGAATAG